Proteins encoded within one genomic window of Streptomyces sp. NBC_01314:
- a CDS encoding NtaA/DmoA family FMN-dependent monooxygenase (This protein belongs to a clade of FMN-dependent monooxygenases, within a broader family of flavin-dependent oxidoreductases, the luciferase-like monooxygenase (LMM) family, some of whose members use coenzyme F420 rather than FMN.) codes for MSKPLKQIHLAAHFPGVNNTTVWSDPEAGSHIEFSSFAHFARTAERAKFDFLFLAEGLRLREQGGRIYDLDVVGRPDTFTVLAALAAVTEHLGLTGTINSTFNEPYEVARQFASLDHLSGGRAAWNVVTSWDAFTGENFRRGGFLPQEERYSRAKEFLATANELFDSWDGGEIVADQETGVFLRDAKAGAFVHTGQHFDIEGRFNVPRSPQGRPVVFQAGDSDEGREFAAAGADAIFSRYASPDAGRAFYTDVKNRLAKYGRREDQLLILPAASFILGDTDEEAEELAHDVRRQQVSGATALKHLEFVWNRDLSSYDPDGPLPDIDPDISDTHISKGRAQVRMYRDPLATAREWRELAAARNWSIRDLVIETGNRQNFIGSPETVARTVNDYVQSDAADGFILVPHITPTGLDPFADKVVPLLQERGVFRTDYAGTTLRDHLGLEALS; via the coding sequence ATGAGCAAGCCCCTGAAGCAGATCCATTTGGCCGCCCACTTCCCCGGCGTCAACAACACCACCGTATGGAGCGACCCCGAGGCCGGCAGCCACATCGAGTTCAGCTCCTTCGCGCACTTCGCGCGGACCGCCGAGCGCGCCAAGTTCGACTTCCTGTTCCTCGCGGAGGGCCTCCGACTTCGTGAACAGGGCGGCAGAATCTACGACTTGGACGTCGTCGGCCGCCCCGACACCTTCACCGTCCTCGCCGCGCTCGCCGCCGTCACCGAACATCTCGGGCTGACCGGCACCATCAACTCCACCTTCAACGAGCCGTACGAGGTGGCCCGCCAGTTCGCGAGCCTCGACCACCTCTCCGGCGGTCGCGCCGCGTGGAACGTCGTCACCTCCTGGGACGCTTTCACCGGTGAGAACTTCCGCCGGGGCGGCTTCCTGCCGCAGGAGGAGCGCTACTCCCGCGCCAAGGAGTTCCTGGCCACGGCGAACGAACTCTTCGACTCCTGGGACGGGGGCGAGATCGTCGCCGACCAGGAGACGGGCGTCTTCCTGCGGGACGCGAAGGCCGGAGCCTTCGTCCACACCGGGCAGCACTTCGACATCGAGGGCCGGTTCAACGTCCCGCGCTCACCCCAGGGCCGGCCGGTCGTCTTCCAGGCGGGCGACTCCGACGAGGGCCGCGAGTTCGCCGCCGCCGGCGCCGACGCCATCTTCAGCCGGTACGCGAGCCCGGACGCGGGCCGGGCCTTCTACACCGACGTCAAGAACCGTCTCGCCAAGTACGGCCGCCGCGAGGACCAACTGCTCATCCTGCCCGCGGCCAGCTTCATTCTCGGCGATACCGACGAGGAGGCGGAGGAACTCGCCCACGACGTCCGCCGCCAGCAGGTCAGCGGCGCCACCGCCCTCAAGCACCTGGAGTTCGTCTGGAACCGGGACCTGTCCTCCTACGACCCCGACGGCCCGCTCCCCGACATCGACCCGGACATCAGCGACACCCACATCTCCAAGGGCCGCGCCCAGGTCCGCATGTACCGCGACCCGCTCGCCACCGCCCGTGAATGGCGGGAGCTCGCCGCCGCCCGCAACTGGTCCATCCGCGACCTGGTCATCGAGACCGGCAACCGGCAGAACTTCATCGGCTCGCCGGAGACGGTCGCTCGCACCGTCAACGACTACGTCCAGTCCGACGCCGCCGACGGCTTCATCCTCGTCCCCCACATCACCCCCACCGGCCTCGACCCCTTCGCCGACAAGGTCGTCCCCCTGCTCCAGGAACGGGGTGTCTTCCGCACGGACTACGCGGGCACGACCCTCCGCGACCACCTGGGGCTGGAGGCACTGTCCTAG
- a CDS encoding LLM class flavin-dependent oxidoreductase, producing the protein MHLAVALDGTGWHPASWREPVARPREVFTAGYWADLVAEAERGLLDFVTIEDGLGPQSSHFLDPDERTDQVRGRLDAVLVAARIAPLTRHIGIVPTVVATHTEPFHISKAIATLDYVSSGRAGLRVQITARPNEAAHFGRRTIPRIEAYDSPDTQEAVTELFDEAADYVEVVRRLWDSWEDDAEIRDVATGRFIDRDKLHYIDFEGRHFSVKGPSITPRPPQGQPIVTVLAHDTVPYRLVARQADIGYVTPHDTDQARAIVAEIRAEQRAAGRADEPLHVFGDLVVFLDDDPAEAVARRERLDALAGEPYTSDAPIFTGTPNQLADLLQELAAAGLTGFRLRPGVVGHDLPAITRGLVPELQRRDAFRRAYEAETLRGLLGLPRPANRYAAVATATV; encoded by the coding sequence CTGCACCTCGCCGTCGCCCTCGACGGCACCGGATGGCACCCCGCCTCCTGGCGTGAGCCGGTCGCCCGCCCTCGCGAGGTGTTCACCGCCGGGTACTGGGCCGACCTCGTCGCCGAGGCCGAGCGCGGACTGCTCGACTTCGTGACCATCGAGGACGGTCTCGGCCCGCAGTCCTCGCACTTCCTGGACCCGGACGAGCGCACCGACCAGGTCCGCGGCCGACTGGACGCCGTCCTCGTCGCGGCCCGGATCGCCCCCCTCACCCGGCACATAGGCATCGTGCCGACCGTCGTGGCCACCCACACCGAGCCCTTCCACATCTCCAAGGCGATCGCCACCCTCGACTACGTGAGCTCCGGCCGCGCCGGCCTCCGGGTGCAGATCACCGCCCGGCCGAACGAGGCCGCCCACTTCGGCCGCCGTACGATCCCGCGCATCGAGGCCTACGACAGCCCGGACACACAGGAGGCCGTGACCGAGCTGTTCGACGAGGCCGCCGACTACGTCGAGGTCGTGCGCCGCCTCTGGGACAGCTGGGAGGACGACGCGGAGATCCGGGACGTGGCCACCGGCCGCTTCATCGACCGCGACAAGCTGCACTACATCGACTTCGAGGGCCGCCACTTCAGCGTCAAGGGCCCCTCCATCACGCCACGTCCTCCGCAGGGCCAGCCCATCGTGACCGTCCTCGCCCACGACACCGTCCCGTACCGGCTGGTGGCCCGCCAGGCCGACATCGGCTACGTCACCCCGCACGACACCGACCAGGCGCGCGCGATCGTCGCCGAGATCCGCGCGGAGCAGCGGGCCGCCGGGCGTGCCGACGAGCCGCTGCACGTCTTCGGCGACCTGGTGGTCTTCCTCGACGACGACCCGGCCGAGGCGGTGGCCCGGCGCGAGCGCCTCGACGCGCTGGCGGGTGAGCCGTACACGAGTGACGCCCCGATCTTCACCGGCACACCGAACCAACTTGCGGATCTGCTGCAGGAGTTGGCGGCGGCCGGTCTGACCGGCTTTCGGCTGCGGCCCGGCGTCGTGGGCCACGACCTTCCGGCGATCACCCGCGGCCTGGTGCCCGAACTGCAGCGCCGCGACGCCTTCCGCCGCGCCTACGAGGCCGAAACCCTGCGTGGCCTGCTGGGGCTGCCCCGCCCCGCCAACCGCTACGCCGCCGTAGCGACCGCGACCGTCTGA